The Buteo buteo chromosome 3, bButBut1.hap1.1, whole genome shotgun sequence genomic sequence AATTCCAACAGCCACATTCTCGGCTGCTCGAAGGGGCGTCTCACAGCTTACGAATGAACGCTGCTGGCAAACAAAGGGGCTCAGTTGCATCTCCGTGCATTAATAACCGGTGTCCCACTGCATCAGACTATGCGGATtgttgtggggattttttttttttttgtctgcaaaatGGAGATCTCGCAACTGAAAGAAGATCAAGGGGAACGTGCCTACTGGAGCATCATCCacatagttttgttttcatgaacCAAAATTCACTTCCCCTTAACAATGAGACACAGacccaaaaataaaaacaagaccaCGTTTATTCAATACAGACAGGTTAATTAAGACAGTAAGTCCTGTAAATCAGGAACACATTTCAAACACTCCGGTACGAagtgcatatatttaaaatcaacAGCTGCATCTCGTATTCGAGCCATTGAGTTTGTCGGGGAAGGGTGgattcaggtttgttttttttttttctttttggtagaAAAAACTTGTTTCGGCTACCTATGTGAACAATGCGTCTCAGGCTCCATTCACTCATCAGGCTTTACAATTAGAAGTCCAGCTGCCTTCCAGCTTTgatattcacattttttttttaaactgcttcaTACAGTCACAACcggaaaaaaataataataaacattaaaataataataataataaaaaacaaacaaacgaaaaacccaaaccagcccgggaggggaaaggaaacaCCTCCCGCCGGGGTCAGCGACAATTATTGCAAATGGCTCCTGGGAGACGgagcagccccgcggcggccgGAGGACCGGCGACGGGGGGGTCCGCGGCCCCGGCCGGGCTGTcccggcggggggaggaggaggaggagctccCGGGgaaggcggaggggggggggcacaacaacaacaactcgGGGCGGGCGGCGTGCGCGGCCTCCGCCGCTTGGAGAGCGGCGGCGGGGACCGGCGCCGCGCCGGGGGTGACCTTGGGCGGGGGGCACACCCGCCCCACCCCCACCGACCCCGACCCCGCCGCGCCCGGCCCGTCCCCGCCCGgcagcgggatggggggggggggaacgaaccgccgccgccgccgccccgccgcggggggagaCTTACATCGCGGCGGAGCCAGCACCGCGCTCCCGCAGTCCGCTTGGCGGGGGGGCCCGCCGCCGCGACCGGCCGCCCCAGCCGCgctcctcctctgccccggccgccgccgccgctcgtCCCCCGCCGGCTACTGCAGGGGCtgcaccgccgccgccgccgcctcgccgtCCGCGCCGCTGCTCCCCGCCGAGGCGCTGCCGCTGGAGGCCGTGGaagccgccgccgctgccgccgccgccgccgctagCTGCAGCCGCCGGACGGCTTCTTTGATGAGGTTGCCGGAGAGGatgagctgctgcaggagccgGTGGGggtcctcctcctccgccggcccgtcgcccggccccggcggcggctgctTCCTCCGGCGGGCGGCGCTCCGCAGCCAGCCCCGGCCGCACAGCTGCTTGGTCACCCGCTGGTGGCCGCTCCTGTCCGGCCGCGGGGGCTCGGCGTGCTGCTGGTGGGCttgcggcggggccggcccccGCGGCGCCAGCAGGCCGCCGCCGGTGCAGCGCGGCGAGTAGGGGGCGGCGCGGTCGCGGGCGCTGCCCGGCCCCAGGTGCttgggggcgcggggcggcggcggcgcccggtGCGCGCTCAGCTGCAGCACCTCGCCCAGCTTGGCCACCAGCGCGTCCACCTCCTTGGAGCCCGCCTGCCCCAC encodes the following:
- the LOC142029181 gene encoding GSK-3-binding protein-like, producing MPCRPGERFLLLERSVAVGQAGSKEVDALVAKLGEVLQLSAHRAPPPPRAPKHLGPGSARDRAAPYSPRCTGGGLLAPRGPAPPQAHQQHAEPPRPDRSGHQRVTKQLCGRGWLRSAARRRKQPPPGPGDGPAEEEDPHRLLQQLILSGNLIKEAVRRLQLAAAAAAAAAASTASSGSASAGSSGADGEAAAAAVQPLQ